DNA sequence from the Streptomyces sp. NBC_01497 genome:
CTTCGCCATGTCCGCTCCCGTCCCGGCGGGTGGGAGCCGCCGCGCCGGGTAGCTGTGCAAGGAGTCGGGACGGCCTCCGTAACAGCGGATAGGGAACCGCTCCTCCAAGGCGGGGACCGCCCCGGCGCCCTTCGGTTCCTTCAACGCTGGGCCGTTACTTTTCCCGCAGGATCTGTTTCCACGCGTTTTCAGGAGTGCCGTCGGCTACCTGCTACCTGCTCCTGGCCGGCTCCTGGCAGTTCGCCACGACGAGCGCGGCCATGCCCACCGCGGCACCGCGCCGGCAGCGACCGCCGCCATGCGGCTCAGGATGACGGCCCGGGCGGGTCCTAGCCGCGCGGGCGGCCGTGCGCGCTGCGCCGGTTGACGACGACCACACCGGCCGCGATCAGCACGATCAGGGCGATCGCGACCCACCAGACGGCGCCGGACAGGACCGGGCTGTCGTCGGCGTCCGCCGCCGGAGTGACCGCGGCCGGGTTCATCGCAGCTTCGGACGGTGTGGGGCTCGGGCTGGCCGTGGGGCCCGCGCCGGGGGTCGCACCCGCACCCGCGCTCGCCGCGGCGGAGCCGGTGGGCTTCGGCACGGGCCGGGGAGCCGCGGGCGGGCCCGTCGCTTCGAGCTTCTTGACGAGGTCGACGCCGCCGAAGTCGGCCGGGTCCACGCCCGCCGTGTGCGCGGCGAAGATCAGCTGGGCGTACGCGGCGGGGCCGGTTCTCTTCGCCCAGGCGGCGGTGTTCGCCTCCAGCCAGTGCAGCGCGCCCGTCGCCTTGCGGCCGTATCCGGCGGCGCACATCGCCACCACCGCGTCCGCCGTGGCGGACGGGTCGGCCGCGCCGGACGCGGTCGTGAGATGAGCGCCCGCCGGGGTGAGCAGCGGCGCGAGGTACGCGGCGCCGTTGCGCGCCACGCCCTCCGGCGAAGCGGCGCCCGCGGGGTCGCACACCGGCGCGGGGCCCGGCTGCACCGGGGCGGCCACGTAACGCTTGCCGATGCCGCCGAGCAGCGCGTCGGCGGTGGAGCGCGCGTCGGCGACCGGCCACTGGCCGGGGGCGGCCAAGGCGGCGGCGAAAGCGCCCGCACCGTGGCTCACGGAACAGGGCAGGGCGAGACCGACGAGAGCGTCGTACCCCTGGTTGCCGGTGAAGGGCGAGCGCACGGAACTCGGCCGCGAACCCATCATCGCGATCGTCCCGATCACGAGGGACGTGGACGAGGCGTTCGTCGGCGCGCCGGGCGCGGAGCCCCACCCGCCGTCCGCGTTCTGCTGCGTGCGCAGCCAGTTGAGGGCCGCGACCAGCCGGGGGCCCTGGCCGCCGACGCTGGCGAGGGCCTGCATCCCGAGGGCCGTCGCGGTGGTGTCGCGGGCGGCGGTGGGCGCGCACGGCGCGGCCGCCTGGGCCCGGTACGGGGTGAAGGACCCGTCGGCGCACTGCTGCGCCTGGAGCCACCGGATCGCGGAGCCGGCGGGCCGCATGTTCGCCGCGTACAGACCCAGCATGGCGAGCGACTGGCGGGTGACGCCGTCGGCGGCCGGGTTCGTGGCGCCGTAGAGCCCGGCGTCCGCGGGGCGGCGCTTGTAGGCGTGTGCCGCGGGGGCGGTGTGGCTCACGTGCGGCGAGGGAGTGGCGGCCTCGGCGGCGCCGGGCGAGAGAGCCAGGCCGCCGCACAGCAGGGCGGAGGCGGCGAGAGCGGCGGCTACGCGGCGGGCTGCGGTGGTCATGGTGCGGACGCGACTTCCCTGACGGGGCGGCGGGGGGACCGGGCCACTCTACCGGGACGGCGAAGCGGAGAGCCGCCGCGGGCGGGCGGCCCGCGCGGGCGGGCGCACCGGGAGGGCGGCGCGAGGTGCGGGCGGGGGCCGGTGCCCGCCCGCCGCCGGCTCCGGCAGACCGGGCGCTCGGGGGAGGGGCCGTACGGATGCCGCGTCCGGCCGGGGGCCGGGAACCTGAGAAAGCGGGAGAGCGGGGCCGTGGAGCGGACGACCGGCGGGAGCGGACGACCGGGAGCGGGAGGCGGGTGACTGGGTGTCCGTGGTGTCCGCGCAGCGGCTCGGGGGTCGGTGGCGGGGGCCCGCGCCGGGGCCGGGAGTGCGGATCGTGACCCGGCCCCGGTTCAGGCCGGGCCTCGTTCAGGTCCGGGCCCGGGTTCAGGCCCTCGCCGCGGCCCGGCCCCGGCCCCGTCGGGTTATGCCCCGGTCATCGGGAGGACGCCCGCCAGTTCGCGCCACTCGGCCAGTGGCAGATCCGTGCGCGGGTCCGCCGTCACCACCTGGACCGCCACGTGGTCCGCGCCCGCGGAGAGGAAGTCCCCGACCCGTCGCGCGATCGCCTCCGCGTCGCCGAGCCCGAACACCGCGTCCAGGAGGCGGTCGCTGCCGCCGTCCTCGAAGTCCCCCGCGGAGAAGCCGAAGCGTTCCAGGTTCTTCGTGTAGTTCGGCAACTCCATGTAGAAGCCGAGGTAGCCGCGGGCCGTCTCGCGCGCCGCCGCGAGGTCCGGGTTCAGCACGACCTTCAGCTCCGGCGCGAGGAGGGCGTCCGGGCCGAGGATCTCGCGAGCCTTGGCCGTGTGCTCCGCCGTCACCAGGTACGGGTGTGCCCCCGCCGCCCGGTCGCGGGACAGTTCCAGCATCTTCGGACCGAGCGCCGCCAGGACTCGCCCGCTCGCCGGCACCGGCTCGGGCGCCGTGTCGAGGCCCGTCAGGTACTCCTTCATCGTCGAGTACGGGCGTTCGTACCGCTCGGCCAGGGCGCTGTGGCTCGCCCCGAGGCCCAGCACGAAGCGTCCGGGGTGGCTCCGCTCCAGCTCGGCCCGGCTCGCGGCCACCTCCTCGGTGCTGTGGTCCCAGATGCTGAGGATGCCCGTGGCGACGGTGAGCCGTGTCGTCGCGTCGAGCAGCGGGCGGGCCTCCGTGACGGACGGGCTGCCGCCGATCCAGACCGTGCCGTAGCCGAGGGATTCCAGCTCGGCCGTCGCGTCGGTGACCTGCCGGCCGTGCTCCGGGTTGGCGGTGCGCAGCGCTGTGCTCCAGACACCGATGGTGCCGAAGTCCGTGGTGTTCGAGAGGTTCATGGACGTCATAGTGGTGCAAGCCGACGGTGCCGCCCGGTTGTTCCGCCATCCCGGACGTGTCTGCCGCGTGTCCTCACGACGGCGGGTGGGCCGCGGGTACGTGGCCGCCGGGGGAGGGGCAGGAGAAGGGGAACGAGGGGGCGCCGGGGCGCGCGTGGTGGGAATCACCTGATCCGGCTGCTTCCCGCCCGCTACCAGCCGGTAGATTCGGAGGCTGTCGTCGGCCTGCCGTGACTTGTCCGCGCTCGCCGTGGCCGGTTACGCTCCGTCGACACGTTAAGTCGACAAAGAGCCGGTGGGAAGGGTGCGGGAGTGACCGCTGGAGCCACGGAGTCCCCTGCCTCACCGGATCCGTCCGGGCCACCCGTGCCCGCGGCGCCGGTCCGGGCATCGGCGTCACGGGGCGGCAAGGCCACGGCGGCGGCCGCGGATCCCGGGAGCCGTCTGCGTATCGCGCTGCTCAGTTACAAGGGGAATCCGTTCTGCGGTGGGCAGGGTGTCTATGTCCGCCACCTCTCACGCGAACTCGCCCGCCTCGGCCACCATGTCGAGGTCATCGGCGCCCAGCCCTACCCCGTACTGGACGAGATCGACGGCGTCACGCTCACCGAACTGCCGAGCCTGGACCTCTACCGGCAGCCCGACCCGTTCCGGACGCCGAAGGCCGACGAGTACCGCGACTGGGTCGACGCCCTCGAAGTCGCCACCATGTGGACGGGCGGGTTCCCCGAGCCGTTGACCTTCTCACTGCGTGCCCGCCGCCATCTCACGGCCCGCGCGGGGCAGTTCGACGTCGTCCA
Encoded proteins:
- a CDS encoding prenyltransferase/squalene oxidase repeat-containing protein is translated as MTTAARRVAAALAASALLCGGLALSPGAAEAATPSPHVSHTAPAAHAYKRRPADAGLYGATNPAADGVTRQSLAMLGLYAANMRPAGSAIRWLQAQQCADGSFTPYRAQAAAPCAPTAARDTTATALGMQALASVGGQGPRLVAALNWLRTQQNADGGWGSAPGAPTNASSTSLVIGTIAMMGSRPSSVRSPFTGNQGYDALVGLALPCSVSHGAGAFAAALAAPGQWPVADARSTADALLGGIGKRYVAAPVQPGPAPVCDPAGAASPEGVARNGAAYLAPLLTPAGAHLTTASGAADPSATADAVVAMCAAGYGRKATGALHWLEANTAAWAKRTGPAAYAQLIFAAHTAGVDPADFGGVDLVKKLEATGPPAAPRPVPKPTGSAAASAGAGATPGAGPTASPSPTPSEAAMNPAAVTPAADADDSPVLSGAVWWVAIALIVLIAAGVVVVNRRSAHGRPRG
- a CDS encoding LLM class F420-dependent oxidoreductase, with the translated sequence MNLSNTTDFGTIGVWSTALRTANPEHGRQVTDATAELESLGYGTVWIGGSPSVTEARPLLDATTRLTVATGILSIWDHSTEEVAASRAELERSHPGRFVLGLGASHSALAERYERPYSTMKEYLTGLDTAPEPVPASGRVLAALGPKMLELSRDRAAGAHPYLVTAEHTAKAREILGPDALLAPELKVVLNPDLAAARETARGYLGFYMELPNYTKNLERFGFSAGDFEDGGSDRLLDAVFGLGDAEAIARRVGDFLSAGADHVAVQVVTADPRTDLPLAEWRELAGVLPMTGA